In the Deinococcus ficus genome, one interval contains:
- a CDS encoding histidine phosphatase family protein — MTHPAPDRTPWPQAGRAHSRLIVVRHGQTAHNAGRRLQGHSDTPLDEVGLTQARQLAAHLHARGVRAPRLHSSDLRRAAQTAGALQAVLGGAVTLHGALREIRMGDWEGQRLDDIQAADPDRHARFWGGDPACAAPGGETPGEVTDRVHGVLAALAPAPGETLVLVSHGIAITGLLCRLLGLDYARAFAAGTTLHGNTAYSVLTLDGLRVVGSSLALTDHLSPEPVGAGA; from the coding sequence ATGACCCATCCCGCCCCCGACCGCACGCCCTGGCCCCAGGCCGGCCGCGCCCACTCCCGCCTGATCGTGGTGCGCCACGGGCAGACCGCCCACAACGCCGGCCGGCGCCTGCAGGGGCACAGCGACACGCCGCTGGACGAGGTGGGCCTGACGCAGGCCCGGCAACTGGCCGCCCACCTGCACGCCCGGGGCGTGCGCGCGCCCCGCCTTCACAGCAGTGACCTGAGGCGCGCCGCGCAGACCGCCGGCGCGCTGCAAGCCGTGCTGGGCGGCGCGGTCACGCTGCATGGGGCGCTGCGCGAGATCCGCATGGGCGACTGGGAGGGCCAGCGGCTGGACGACATCCAGGCGGCCGACCCGGACCGGCACGCCCGCTTCTGGGGGGGCGACCCGGCGTGCGCCGCGCCCGGCGGGGAGACGCCCGGCGAGGTGACCGACCGGGTGCACGGCGTGCTCGCGGCCCTCGCGCCGGCGCCCGGGGAGACGCTGGTGCTCGTATCGCACGGCATCGCGATCACGGGCCTGCTGTGCCGGTTGCTGGGCCTGGACTACGCCCGGGCCTTCGCGGCGGGCACCACCCTGCACGGCAACACGGCGTACAGCGTCCTCACGCTGGACGGCCTGCGGGTGGTGGGCTCCAGCCTGGCCCTGACGGATCACCTCTCTCCCGAGCCTGTGGGGGCCGGCGCGTGA
- a CDS encoding rhodanese-related sulfurtransferase, with product MSTPPVSPAPPPTDLPWTVAALYQFRPVEDPAALRDRLLALARSLDLCGTLLIAPEGINGTVAGSREGIAALHDTLISLGFTRMEYKESGAPTRPFRRLKVRLKQEIVTLGVPVEPREQVGTYLTPQEWNALLAQDDVIVVDTRNRYEVKAGTFQGAVDPGLDAFRDFPAWVDEHLQGAEGKKIAMFCTGGIRCEKSTSLLLQKGFRDVYHLQGGILRYLEDVPPEESRWEGECFVFDGRVTVGHGLTPGSGEMCHSCGWPLTAEDLGSPAFERGVSCPQCVDRTTDAQKAAFRDRQRMYDGLCP from the coding sequence ATGAGCACCCCCCCTGTCTCCCCTGCCCCCCCGCCGACCGACCTGCCCTGGACGGTCGCCGCCCTGTACCAGTTCCGCCCGGTGGAGGACCCGGCCGCCCTGCGGGACAGGCTGCTGGCCCTGGCCCGCAGCCTGGACCTGTGCGGCACGCTGCTGATTGCCCCCGAGGGCATCAACGGCACGGTCGCCGGGTCCCGGGAGGGCATCGCGGCGCTGCACGACACGCTGATCTCGCTGGGCTTCACGCGTATGGAATACAAGGAAAGCGGGGCGCCCACCCGGCCCTTCCGGCGGCTTAAGGTGCGGCTGAAACAGGAGATCGTGACGCTGGGCGTACCGGTCGAGCCGCGCGAGCAGGTCGGCACGTACCTGACCCCGCAGGAATGGAACGCCCTGCTGGCGCAGGACGACGTGATCGTCGTGGACACCCGCAACCGCTACGAGGTGAAGGCCGGCACCTTCCAGGGCGCCGTGGACCCGGGCCTGGACGCCTTCCGGGACTTTCCCGCCTGGGTGGACGAGCACCTGCAGGGCGCCGAGGGCAAGAAGATCGCGATGTTCTGCACCGGCGGCATCCGCTGCGAGAAGAGCACCAGCCTGCTGCTGCAAAAGGGCTTCCGGGACGTGTACCACCTGCAGGGCGGGATCCTGCGCTACCTGGAGGACGTGCCCCCGGAAGAGAGCCGCTGGGAGGGCGAGTGCTTCGTGTTCGACGGCCGGGTCACGGTCGGGCACGGCCTCACTCCCGGGAGCGGCGAGATGTGCCACTCGTGCGGCTGGCCGCTGACCGCGGAGGACCTGGGCAGCCCGGCGTTCGAGCGGGGCGTGAGCTGCCCCCAGTGCGTGGACCGCACCACCGACGCGCAGAAGGCCGCCTTCCGGGACCGGCAGCGGATGTATGACGGGCTCTGCCCGTAG
- a CDS encoding DoxX family protein: MTSPRAVRQEATGPPWPVLALSALFAFTGVMHFVKPALFDALVPGWVPLPARTAGLLAGAAELAGAAGLLPPATRPAARVGLLALLVAVFPGNLHMALNAAQFPVPAWVAWARLPLQPLLMWVVWRAGRTRP, encoded by the coding sequence CCCCCGTGGCCGGTCCTGGCCCTGTCGGCCCTGTTCGCGTTCACGGGCGTGATGCACTTCGTGAAGCCCGCCCTGTTCGACGCCCTGGTGCCCGGCTGGGTGCCGCTTCCGGCCCGCACCGCCGGCCTGCTGGCCGGCGCCGCGGAACTGGCGGGCGCGGCCGGACTGCTGCCCCCCGCCACGCGCCCGGCCGCGCGGGTGGGGCTGCTCGCGCTGCTGGTGGCGGTGTTTCCGGGGAACCTGCACATGGCCCTGAACGCCGCGCAGTTCCCGGTGCCCGCCTGGGTCGCCTGGGCGCGCCTGCCGCTGCAACCGCTGCTGATGTGGGTGGTCTGGCGCGCCGGAAGGACTCGCCCCTGA
- a CDS encoding DUF305 domain-containing protein, which produces MTGSARSVRRVPALLALLAVLLAALGGTLFSLRPARPAAGSPAVTFTQGMIRHHDQAVTMARLIRARPAHRTVRSLALDIELSQTEQVRQMHGWLTLWGQGPGPEMTDAHARTMGMATGAELASLQTLPPATAQAQFLRLMIRHHQGAVAMVDGLPERGLPPEVQRLARQVRASQQGEIATMTGLLKRLGEGAPPVPAAPHHH; this is translated from the coding sequence ATGACGGGCTCTGCCCGTAGCGTCCGGCGCGTTCCTGCGCTGCTGGCCCTGCTGGCAGTGCTCCTGGCGGCGCTGGGCGGCACGCTTTTCAGCCTGCGGCCCGCACGCCCGGCGGCGGGCAGCCCGGCCGTGACGTTCACACAGGGCATGATCCGCCATCACGATCAGGCCGTCACGATGGCCCGCCTGATCCGGGCGCGGCCGGCCCACCGCACCGTGCGGTCCCTGGCGCTGGACATCGAGCTGTCCCAGACCGAGCAGGTCCGGCAGATGCACGGCTGGCTCACCCTGTGGGGCCAGGGGCCGGGACCGGAAATGACGGACGCCCACGCCCGGACGATGGGCATGGCCACCGGGGCCGAACTCGCCTCCCTGCAGACCCTGCCGCCCGCAACCGCGCAGGCACAGTTCCTGCGGCTGATGATCCGCCACCACCAGGGCGCCGTGGCGATGGTGGACGGGCTGCCGGAGCGCGGCCTGCCCCCAGAGGTGCAGCGCCTCGCGCGGCAGGTGCGAGCCTCGCAGCAGGGCGAGATCGCCACCATGACCGGCCTCCTGAAACGGCTGGGAGAGGGGGCGCCCCCGGTCCCGGCGGCCCCGCACCACCACTGA